TTTCCTTGAATTTGCCAAGGAATGCAAGGGAAAGGAATTAAATTATCTGTTGCAACAATAACTCTGTCAGCATATTGAGAATCGGCTAAGGCAAAGCCTAACAAACCACATGCAGAATCACCTGTAACACCATTTGCATTTCCAAAAGGGTCGGCAGTAGGTGCTGCTATTACAGCAATATCAATATGAATATCTCCATCTTGAACCGCTTGATATCTTCCACCGTGAGAACGAAGAACACCAACTCCTTTCATTTTTCCTTCTGATGTAAATTTTCCTAAAGCTCCATTCATGCTTCCTTCAATGTGATGAATTACACCACTTTTAAGATGCTTGATTAATGGTTCATGACATGGGAATGATGCAGAGGGAAACCAAACGAGATTTTTCACTTCAAGTTCGGCAGCAATATCAAAAATTTGGTTTGCAATTAAATCTCCATTACGAAAATGGTGATGAGTGGAAATTGTCATACCATCTTTTAATCCGGCTTTTATTAATGCAGTTTTCAAATTTGGCTGAAGTTTGTTTCCATCCATTGGATAGTCGGAAACACTTCTTATTGGAGGTGCTGCTTTGTTTCCTTTTGGTTTAAATTTTCCAACTCCTTGAAATGCTATAATCTTTTTACCATTAATCTCAGTAGGAATTAATCTGCCAACGGCATTTTTTTTATATTCAGTCATAATTATTTTTTTATTCGTCTTTCCAATTTTTCTTTAATAGAGATGTTGTTATGGCTATGTTAATAATTTTCAAAGCTCTTTTTACAACAGGTGGATCAATCATTTTTGAACCTAATGAAACTGCTGCAAGTCCTTTTTTCTGTGCTTCATCAAATGCAAGAACTATTTTTTTTGCTTTTTCAATATCATCTTTTTCAGGAGCATAGCTCTCATGGATAACAGGTATTTGTCCGGGATGAATGCAACCCATTCCTTCAAATCCTAATCCTTTTGAAATTTTAATTGTTTCTTTTAATCCTTGCATATCTTCAATATCGGAAAAAACGGAATCTATTGCTTGAATACGAGCGGCTTTTGCTGCATTTACAATTGATGTTCTTGCAAAAAAAGATTCGTTTGCATCCTGTGTTCTTTTTGTTCCAATATCAGCAGTGTAATCTTCAAGACCTATTGCTAAAGCCACATTATTTTTTGATGCAGAAGCAATTTCATAAGCATTGATTACGCCAAGGGCACTTTCAATTATTGGCATAAACCAAATCGGATAAGTGATATCTTTATCTTTTTTGAGTTTATTTATTTCTTTATCTACAGTTTTTATTTGCTCTGCCGATTCTACTTTGGGAATAAGTATTAGATTTACATTGTGAGATACAACAAAATTAAGGTCA
This genomic window from Bacteroidota bacterium contains:
- a CDS encoding aldolase/citrate lyase family protein — protein: MSDKIANTGNKGSKSDCFISLELTKSKGIQIELKSKVDILYGKSIKELVLKILQFFEINNAKVQIEDSGALDFVIAARLEGAIKKLISTKKEYLLENVNENKKPTDKDKKRFSRLYLPGNTPKFFINAGIYNSDGIILDLEDSVSIDKKQEAQFLVRNALRSVNFYDTERMVRINQIPKGLDDLNFVVSHNVNLILIPKVESAEQIKTVDKEINKLKKDKDITYPIWFMPIIESALGVINAYEIASASKNNVALAIGLEDYTADIGTKRTQDANESFFARTSIVNAAKAARIQAIDSVFSDIEDMQGLKETIKISKGLGFEGMGCIHPGQIPVIHESYAPEKDDIEKAKKIVLAFDEAQKKGLAAVSLGSKMIDPPVVKRALKIINIAITTSLLKKNWKDE